Part of the Primulina huaijiensis isolate GDHJ02 chromosome 15, ASM1229523v2, whole genome shotgun sequence genome is shown below.
ATTAAacaactatataatataaatataaagtttaaaacaatttttggtGTTTGTAACCAAATTCTCTTTATGTatacatgtgtgtgtatatatatatattaaaaagataGGCTATcaataaaagattttttaatattatttaaaattgttttgaagGGGTTGAGCTCATTGTTAGCTGAGTAGTTGTACCAAGAATGGACAAAGAATGGATGTCAAAAGATAGGCTATCACATGAATTTGATGTTGGAGTAGAGTGTTTCTTGCAGTTTGCGCTAAAAAATGCTATCCATTCTGATGCAATACCTTGTCCATGTGCAAGATGTGGTAATATAAGGAAGAAAAATGATGAAACTATCAGGGAACATTTGTATTGTAATGGTATGGATTTGACATATCATACATGGATATGGCATGGGGAAAGATCTACGAAAGGGAACTCAATGAATGATAATGATCGAGTAGGACAAGATGAACACAAATCATTTAGTGAGGAACCTATAGATATGGTGCATTCTGTATATGAAAGTTATGCTGAGAATCCAAGCCAATTCAATAAGCTACTCGAAGATGCAGATAAACCTTTATATCCTGGATGTGCTAAATTCACAAAGTTATCTGCAGTTGTGaaattatttaacttgaagGCAAAATATAGTTGGAGTGATAAAAATTTCACTGATCTACTTATTTTGTTTGGAGAAATGCTTCCAGATCACAATGAATTGCCTTCATCTTTGTATGATGCAAAGAAAACTTTATTTGCATTAGGGATGGACTATGTGAAAATTCATGCTTGTCCTAATGATTGTATCTTATACCGGAAGGAGTACGAAGATTTTGCAAATTGCCCTACTTGCGGGACGTCAAGGTGGAAGTTGGGCAACAAATCGAAGGTNAATCCTCATAGTTTGATGAGTTCTGCATATAGTTGTTGGCCTGTTTTAATGATCACATACAATCTTCCACCATGGTTGTGTATGAAGAGAAAATTTGTGATGCTCACTTTGTTGATATCTGGTCCTAGACAACCGGGTAATGATATTGATGTTTACTTAGCACCTCTTATTGACGACTTAAAATGCTTATGGGATAAAGGTGTTGAAGCATATGATGCATATCGAGAAGAAAGTTTCTCTCTTAGAGCTGTCTTACTATGGACAATCAATGATTTTCCTGCATATGGGAACATGTCAGGATGTGTTGTAAAAGGATATCATGCATGTCCTATTTGTGCAGAAGAAACATATTCGACAAGGTTGAAACATTGTAGAAAAATGTCATATACAGGCCATAGAAGGTTTCTACCTTTAAGTCATCCTTATCGAAGACAAAAGAAGGCATTTAATGGGAAGCAAGAATTTAATCTCGAACCAAAACCATGGAGTGACAatgaaattttagaaagagttcAAAGAATTAATTATCATTGTGGAAAATTCAGTGGAAAGCTTCAGTCAAAGAACGATGACGGGATAACATGCTGGAAAAAGAAATCAATATTCTTTGAACTTGAGTATTGGAAAGATCTACATGTTCGACATGTTCTTGATGTGATGCACATTGAAAAAAATGTTTGTGAAAGTCTCATCAGTACTTTACTTGACGTTCCAGGAAAAACAAAGGATGGAGTAGCAGCAAGATTAGATCTTTTGGAAATGACTTTAAAGACTGAATTGGCACCAAGGATAGGAGAGAAGAAAACTTTTTTGCCAGCAGCATGTTACATAATAAGTAAGGATGAGAAAAGAAGTATTTGCAATTCTTTGTCGGGAGTAAAGGTACCTTTAGGTTACTCATCCAATGTTAGAAACCTTGTGTCGATGAAGGATTTGAAACTTGTTGGCCTGGAGTCACACGACTATCACACTTTAATGCAACAATTGCTTCCAGTGGCCATCCGCGGTGTCTTGCCAAAACATGTCAGAGATACTATAACCCGGCTGTGTTTCTTCTTCAATGTGTTGTATAGTAAAGTGATAGACGTCTTAAAGTTGGATGACGTGCAAAGAGAGATTGTGTTGATATTGTGTTCACTTGAAAAGTACTTTCCCCCTTCATTTTTTGATATAATGATTCATTAACTGTTCATCTTGTGCGGGAGGTCAAATTGTGTGGACCGGTTTGGTATAGGCACATGTACCCATTTGAAAGATTCATGAAGATTTTGAAAGGTTATGTGCGCAATCGCAATCGGCCTGAAGGGTGTATAGCCGAATGTTACATTGCTGAAGAAGCTGTCGAATTTTGCTCAGATTATCTATCTAATGTCCACACAATTGGGATACCATCAAGGCATCGAGAAGTAGAACTTACTCAGCCTTTATCGGGAGCAGTTGTGCACTCCACTAGTCATGATGAGCTGCAACAAGCACATCGTTATGTATTGACaaatgatgttgagattgatcCTTATGTCGAGTAAGATCTCCAACCTATCAATTCTTTCATGCACTTTGCATGCATTCTATTGGTTTATCTATTATAAATTACTTCAATAGGGAACACATGGTGGATTTGAAATCAAGATTTCCTCATAAAGCCAAGTCCAAAAAGTTGTTAAAAGATGAGCATAACCGAAGGTTTACTAACTGGTTGCGTGATACTGTAAGTTCCAAAGTACTAGATATTAACATGCATACAACTCTTGGTATCTTACGTAAATCTAAATTTTTGGCATTGTGAAATATAGGTTGCACATTTAGTTGACCATTCGACCCATCAAATATCAGAAAGATTGAAGTGGTTGGCGCGTGGACCTACCAACAAAGTGTTAAAGTATTATAGTTATCTGATTGATGGGGTTTCATATGCTACAAAAGAACGTGATAATATACGAGTTACTCAAAACTCTGGAGTAAGCTTAGTCGCAAAGACAATCCAAGTTGCCAGTGCAAAGGATAAAAACCCAATTGTTTCAGACATGGTTTTTTATGGAGTTATTGAAGAAATATGGGAACTCGATTACcacaaatttcaaattccaaTGTTCAAATGTACTTGGGTGGAGAATAATAATGGTATTAAAGTAGATGATCTTGGTTTCACATTGGTAAATATGAGAAGAATTGGATTCAAATCCGACTCTTTTATCTTGGGAAGTCAAGCAAAGTAAGTATTTTACATTGAAGATCCTGAATGGAGTATTGTACTTGCAACTCCTGCTAGAGAGTCATTTGAACACGTTAGTGGTGATGAATTGGAAGACACTTTAATTGACTATCAATCTTTTACCAGAGGGTTACCATCAATGGGTGTTGACGGAGCGTATGACAATGAACCATCATGCCTTCGTGAAGATTGTGATGGGACTTGGGTCTACAATTTTAACCAAAGATATTTTACTTTTGAAGATGTATGTGTAGACAATATTGATATGTATTTTGCTTTTGAATAGGAGTTTGTAGACAATATTGAAGTTATACTTTTATTTATCTTTGTATCTGTTGAATTTCTATTGAAGATGAATTTCTTATCCtattttttgttgtatatattgtgtatttatttctatattgatatgtttttttcactttttttttgaaCAGGTTAAATCTGGACTCTATGACATCTTTTAGAAAGCTTACAATTGGGTCTCATAATGATGATACAATTCATGAATCGAGCAAGAGATTAGGACATCCTGCATTGATTGGGAAGggcaaagaaaaaattgaatctACTTCTACAGACAAGAGTTTTGATGGAAAGGAAATGTTGGGATCTACAGACACTGAAACAACAAGAACATCTAGTGGTCCTACACATCTAGATAAGCTTTCTAGGCAGAGGGTTCAGGGAATTCGAAAGAAGGTAAGATTCAATCTACTTGGACAACTAGTAGGAGAAGCTGCTGCTCAAATGCAGAGTTATATTGGTGTGCTTGCTCGAGAAAAAATTAAGATAACTTACAAGACATGGAAGCAAGTTCCAAGTGAAGTGAAAGAATTGATATGGGAATCTGTTAATGTAAGTTCTATTGTTTTTTCACAATTAATATTCATATTGTTTATATCAttgcaattgattttttttttccaacatTTAACCTATTTGACAAACATCATTTGATTGTTCTTGTATGTAGGCAAGTGAATTGTGTGACGATGATGATATCAACAGAGCtattatttggaaaaaaggGCGAGTGAATAAAGAATGAGATTTTGATGGCCAGGAGTTGCAAATAACAATAGAAAAGATTGTGAGCAAACTATacataaaaatcaattattttattttaatgaaacctTTTGAagtaattaatattttcaagtaGATGACAGGATGATTACATACAACAAAAGCGTGAGGGGAAACTTCAAATAAAAGAGACACAAAAGTATATTCTGACGAAAACACTCAATTCGGATGAACATGGTGGACGTGTGAGAGCTGTTGGAGGTCACATCACCCCAACATTATATTTCAATGTTGGTAGAAGTTGGAAGACTGAGGATGTTGACAGAGAGCTAATGATTGAGCAAAAGAAAGAGTTGATAGAGGCTAGAAAATTAATTCAAGAGCAAGATACACGCATTCAAAAACTTGAAGCAATTGTCTACAAAAAGGGTGCATGGGACAGTGAGATTGATGACAAAGGAAGTTGCTCGGTAAAATTGCATCAAGtgaatgaaaatgaaatgaaaatcgACAAGTTTTTCCCCAGTTATGAAGATTTGAATGATGTCGAAATGAAAGTTGTGGAAAAATCTGTTGCTTTACAGGTATATAATTTGTTGTGGTTATATAgtacttaatattttttaactaaagAGTTAGTACAATTCATTGACATAACTATTTGTCTTGTAGGGGAAACCAGTTATTTTGACATTGGATTCTAGCACAGACATTGTTGAATATGGAACAGTTGTTGAGGTAAATGGAGCTAATAACTTGCTTCATGGTGTTCCATTACCTCAAAATTGCATGCGTGTAACCATTGATGAAGCAATGCAAAAATCAGCACTTTTGCCAATTTCGATTCCCAATGAATGTGAAAATGTTGGTGATGCTGTAGGAACACATGTGGCTTGGCCAAATCATTTGATAATGCTACGACAAGAGGTACACGTATGCTTATTTTTCAAAGTAAATGTCTGTCAAATTCTCCAGTATTGCACCTATCTAACATGTTTACAATACAATTATCAAAAGCGTCAAAGGAACAAAACTGTCAGTGTCGAAAGAAACCAGACTTTGTCAACAAATGTGCCAAGAGCAGTGCGCATGGTGTATTGTTATTGTAAGAGAGCCCTTGAAAATGGAAGGAAATTAGCATTTCTTTTAGATCATGAAGTATTTGCAAATGATTATGAAGTTAACTTGCACTTTGAGGACATCAGTCCTTTGTATCACTTGGAGCCAATTTCAGGAAATTGTGTAGTTGTCTACATTTGGTAAGTCTTCGATTAACTTAAAGTTTGTTTGTTCTtttcttatattattatataagatGCATATTATTTGTTAGTTTAGTATGTAGTGtagttttgattttcttttacttGAAATGACATGCATCTTTATCAAAAGATGGTGAAAGAAAACAAGATTGACAAATTTAGATTCGTTAATCCACACAGCATCCCATATTTGCAACAAAATGCACATGACAAAACAGGTAAAACTGAAAGGTTGAACAAGAGGGCGTTCTTTAGCGGATAGGCTAAGTGGTGCAGCAATGAATCAATTGGTTTTGGTTCCAAGTTGTTCTGGGTAAGTAAGATCCTAATATaatttcaattgttttttttagtaCACTTATTATGTTCATGTGTAGTTTTCATTGGACTCTCACTGTCATCGAGCCTTATAAGGAGATTGTTTATTTGGTGGATTCTCTAAGTCATCGCATTCGTGATGAGGATTGGAAATATGTTGTGGAAATGTGAGTTCATATTCCATTTTAATGATGTATTTCATTTAATGAAAAAACACTCATATATCAACTATGTTCAATGTTAATGAAGGGCGTTGACATTGTTTAACTCAACAAGGGAAGGAAAGGAAGAAAGCGTGTACAATGGGAAGTCATAAAGGTATGTGTATTTCTCATTCAAGCTAATTTTTTAATGTGTAAATTTGTCATTaacaattttacattttttaacaTAGGCTCCTAAGCAACCGGATGCGAAACAATGTAGTTATTACGTGATGAGATTCATGAGACAGATTACTGAAGAAGTTGCAACTTTTGAGGGGGATTCACTACGATCGATAGCAATATTATCTtgcttatataaaataattacaagTTATGTAGCTACTTatcattttgaaaattcattAAGTTATGTTTTTTTACTAATATACTTTTTGCGTGTGTTCATAGTTCACAAAAACGGAGTATTCtatggaagaaattgatgaggTGTGCACCGAGCTGGCCGAATGCATACAGGATCATATTCATGAATAGGTAGGAcatgtgattttttttgttgcacGTTTGTTGGTTCATGACATGTGGATATCTTCATTGCTTTCGGGATATGTTGAAAAGAATGTGATAATTATAGGTGGTAGGTGTGATGTATGGTCTGGCTGTGTAGGTGATAGGTGTGGTGTATGGtcgtatttaaatttatttcgaatatatattgttgttgtgtgtttttaaattttctggTATGTCCTACTTGTGGGGAGGttatgccgaaatttttctaggccttCATTAAAATTATGTGGTTTTTATTTTCACAGGCACTGTAATGATGTTTTGGAAGATGCACCGACAGAGAAATTCATTCCAACAAGCCACAGAAGATATTTTGGAGTTGATATGTGCAAGTCTTGGTTGTagggtatttttatttttgtgaagtTGACTAAGTTTGTGGAATATGGTTACAtactttttttaattgttgGTTTGGTAGATTACGAACAAGTCTATGAATGATATATTTCTGTTGTAATCCATGCATGTAGTTCTTGATCAAGTATATATGTTGATGtttgaattgattttatataagggttaattgatatatatgttacagccaatttttttaattaattaattaatttattgtttaaatagaatatatataagacaacagttttaaaatgatgtAAATCAAATCCAAAGACAACAGATTTAAAATGTTGTAAAACTGTTGTATATTGCAGCGAAAGACATCGGTTTAAAAACATTGACTAACTGTTGTCGAATGCGATAAAAGACAACAGTTAAAAACCATTATCGTTgctatacgacaacggtttttaagaGCTACGACAATGTTTTATCACCGTTGTCTTTATAcctctacgacaacggtttatcaccgttgtctttgagcgcgccttttaaccacagggcctttaacaacggttttacaagacctacaacaacgatttttcaccattgtttttatacgtctacgacaacggttttcaccgttgtctttgtgcACACCGTTTAACCACAGGGCCTTTAACAACGATTTCACAAAAcctatgacaacggtttttcaccgttgtctttgtccttttacgacaacggttttccaCCGTTGTCGTTGagcgcaccctttaaccacagggactttaacaacggttttacaaaaccTACCACAACGgattttcaccgttgtctttggcctttttttttgtagtggacATTGGACTGAATCAAGTTTCTTTGTTTCTGGTCGGCCTGATGAATCATTTCTAGATCGGAAATTTCTTCCTTGAGTCGATGCAGTTATTTTATTCCTTTCAAAAGCAACAAACTGTGGTCTTAATGTTGATATAGTTTTCTTCTTATCTCTCATCCTTTTCAGGTAGTCGCCGAAATTCTTTGTTATTAAGGAGATTGATTCCTCACAAAGATCAGAATCATGTGCCTCTTGAATTAGGCTATTCATTGAATCATCAGTGGTTTGTAAGGCAACAGCTTTCCCAGTATTTCTTCTCTGTAGGTCTAGATTCATCTCAAATGTTCTGAGAGAGCTAATTAGGTCTTTCAGATTGAGTGTAGAGTTGTCCTTGGATTCGTCAATGGcacaaatttttatattgaaGCGTTCAAGGAGTGATCTTGGGACTTTGCTAACCAGTCTTTCGTTTGACATTGGATCACCGAGACTAAAGGCCTAATTAGCAATATCGCGCAATCTACGATCATatttgaaacgtctactaattttaaaagtgcggaaatttattattattttttttaagctcccattttcgaaataacatttaaacgtTTCGCACATGCATGCGATCTAtagaaaatataacatttaaaaataatcgtaaatatttgacagcaaaatcgtgcagtttaaaatagccataaacaaataaaaatcttaaaatcatcaacgtgtAAAAATGTTTATCTCCTttcaatctcataaatcataatgcggaaaaacgtgtggtcctcgggtcatgtcacTGCACCAGGTCTGCATACttagagttcggcacctccagtcctctcatcattaagctcacctgcatcacacacgcctagtgagtctaaagactcaacatacctgcaccgttaatagcaaatacatatacatagcatacaacagtgaaaaatatcatacttaacatacctttcatgaactttaaaaatgTAACATagacgtgtcgtgtaaaatcatgacgtgttaaaacagctcatcgttaatcatcattcatcattcatcgtttatcatttatcgttcatcattcatcgttcatcattcatcattcatcattcatcattcatcataggtgaattcagttcattagaggtgactatcgtacatcatcatcatttacgatggattcatcatacatagaaccgcggtacccggcggctgtcggacatcagtgacaggatcacccatccactgtgcctaggcctcatcatcggcatttacatatacgtcttaaacatttacatatacttcgatagccactgctaattcccatcattcaaaacattactattttcatcacttataaaaatcgtGCACCAATGCagtttttctttaaattcaagcatgcaacgtatattttcttaaaatcttaaaaatcgtgaatcatgatgcatgaacatttaaaatatcataaatttgtgctcagggcgctgcaagGACCAATAtttcaccccgggtgcaaaatgatcattttgcccctggaaacaaaaaaattatcgtttcacccttggacctctaaaattgacccgaagcttaccaaactccttaaaatgtcccaaaacattttacAAGTATTCatagacgtaaacccgagccaaaatcagaacttaaccgattcgttttaaaacttgaatcgGGGTCcaggttttaatccgaatcgactcgaaacataaccaaaactttcccaactttttaccatgcCTTAAAAACACCGTAAATCTCCTAAACATAATCACCAGACCCAAGATCTCGCTGCTGAAAATTCCAGAAAGTACTCAAAATTCTCGGCCCTTCTTTGTTTTGCATCCTATTGACCTCAACTTCCCAAAACTCACGTCACTAGCTTAATCCCGACATACCAGCCATGAACCAGCCTACCAAGGACCTACACCAGACCCTAAGGAGCCTATTAGAACCGAGCCACCAGCCCCATGCAGTCTACAACACAGCACCGAACGAAATCTCTCAAAACCTCTCTACCCGAGTTTCCCTCCTCGTGTGCGTGTGGCCGATGGTTCAGGTGGTTCCAACGGTGGCTTGGCCTTCCTGGGCcgtgactcagacccaccagggtctggtccaggcCTCGGTTCAACCTCTGCTCCGCCTATACCACTCCACACACGAGCCACAACCCCACGCGAGCCCAACCCGATTCTCCGATCTATCCACTCCCAGCAATCACAATCGGTGTTGCTCCCTCAAACCCATACTGACACCATTCTCAGCCCCTTAGCATCACCTCACAGCAACCCCTTGCACAGATTACCGAAGATGTGAGTGACAAACAAAAGAATACACGGACACTTTCGTAAACCATGCATACCCACGCCTGGATCGGAAGTTTCACACACAGATAAACATATAAAAGCATGTATATAACGTGTATGATGCATAAAAGatgatacaatgcgtgcctgaAGAACTTATGATGCACTAACGCTCGAAGGGACCGAGGTGGAGGAGCAGCTTGAGTTCGAAGAAATGAATGCACCGAATCCTTTGGCTGCTGCAATTCACGAAGAGGGTTGCTGATTGGAGGGGTGGGCGACTGGTACACTCTTAGGTTTAGGATAAAATGGTGTTTAAGAGTTAATTATATAGATAATGCTAGG
Proteins encoded:
- the LOC140959960 gene encoding uncharacterized protein isoform X2 — protein: MIEQKKELIEARKLIQEQDTRIQKLEAIVYKKGAWDSEIDDKGSCSVKLHQVNENEMKIDKFFPSYEDLNDVEMKVVEKSVALQGKPVILTLDSSTDIVEYGTVVEVNGANNLLHGVPLPQNCMRVTIDEAMQKSALLPISIPNECENVGDAVGTHVAWPNHLIMLRQERQRNKTVSVERNQTLSTNVPRAVRMVYCYCKRALENGRKLAFLLDHEVFANDYEVNLHFEDISPLYHLEPISGNCVVVYIW
- the LOC140959960 gene encoding uncharacterized protein isoform X3, whose protein sequence is MIEQKKELIEARKLIQEQDTRIQKLEAIVYKKGAWDSEIDDKGSCSVKLHQVNENEMKIDKFFPSYEDLNDVEMKVVEKSVALQGKPVILTLDSSTDIVEYGTVVEVNGANNLLHGVPLPQNCMRVTIDEAMQKSALLPISIPNECENVGDAVGTHVAWPNHLIMLRQEVHVCLFFKVNVCQILQYCTYLTCLQYNYQKRQRNKTVSVERNQTLSTNVPRAVRMVYCYCKRALENGRKLAFLLDHEVFANDYEVNLHFEDISPLYHLEPISGNCVVVYIW
- the LOC140959960 gene encoding uncharacterized protein isoform X1, which translates into the protein MDKEWMSKDRLSHEFDVGVECFLQFALKNAIHSDAIPCPCARCGNIRKKNDETIREHLYCNGMDLTYHTWIWHGERSTKGNSMNDNDRVGQDEHKSFSEEPIDMVHSVYESYAENPSQFNKLLEDADKPLYPGCAKFTKLSAVVKLFNLKAKYSWSDKNFTDLLILFGEMLPDHNELPSSLYDAKKTLFALGMDYVKIHACPNDCILYRKEYEDFANCPTCGTSRWKLGNKSKFTKTEYSMEEIDEVCTELAECIQDHIHE